The stretch of DNA ACACCAAAAGCACCAGAACTCAAGAACTGAGGTGCACCAAATGGGCAAGCAAACGAGCAGTAGCCACAACCGATACAGATGTCTTTGTCATGTAAAACAACACCTTCATCAGTACGGTAGAAACAGTCAACTGGGCAAACAGCCATGCAAGGTGCATCAGAACAGTGCATACATGCCACTGAAATTGATTTTTCTTTTCCAATGATGCCGTCATTCACCGTTACAACACGGCGACGATTAACGCCCCAGGGTACTTCGTTATCGTTCTTACAAGCAGTGACGCAACCGTTACATTCAATGCAACGTTCTGTATCACAAATAAATTTCATTCTTGCCATTGTGTTCTCCTGACTTTATTTTTTAACTTAGGCAAATTTTTCGATTTGGCACATGGTGGTTTTGGTCTCTTGCATCATCGTCACCTGGTCATAACCGTAGGTAGTTGCAGTGTTAACCGATTCACCGAGAATGATTGGTGAAGCACCTTCTGGGTAGTATTTACGCAAGTCTTTGCCCTCCCACCAACCAGAGAAGTGGAACGGTACAAAAGCAGTTCCTTGATCGACGCGCTCCGTAACCATCGCACGAACTTTGATTTTGGCACCTGTTGGTGATTTAACCCAAACATAGTCCCAGTTCTTAATACCGCGGGCTTCAGCAGCTTTTGGATTAATTTCTACAAAGTTCTCTTGCTGCAACTCTGCCAACCAAGGGTTAGAACGAGTTTCCTCACCGCCGCCCTCATACTCAACCAAGCGACCTGAGGTCAAGATGATTGGGAATTTCTCGTACAACTTATCGCTCAAGTTTTTGTCTTGCAGCGTTTTGTACAGGGTTGGCAAGCGCCAGAAATTCTTCTTATCCGCAGATGTTGGGTATTTACGCATCATTGGCTCGTTAGTGCTATATAAAGCCTCGCGATGGACTGGAATCGGATCAGGGAAGTTCCAAACTACAGCACGCGCCTTGGCATTGCCGAATGGATGACAGCCGTTTTTCATCACAACGCGCTGAATACCACCTGACAAGTCTGTCTTCCAGTTTTTACCTTCAGCAGCTTTTTGCTCATCTTCGGTTAACTGATTCCACCAACCGAGTTTCTTCACCAGCACATGGTCAAACTCTGGATAACCCGTCTTGATTGCAGAACCCTTAGAGTAAGAGCCATCTTCAGCCAACAAAGTCTTGCCATCCTTCTCAACGCCAAAGTTAGCGCGGAAGTTACCACCACCCTCCATCACAGACTTACTGGTGTCATAAAGGTTCGGTGAGCCTGGATGCTTGATAGCGGCAGTGCCATAGCAAGGCCAAGGCAAGCAATAGTAGTCACCAGTTGTATCGTAACCAGTGACAGGATCAACACCACCACGGGACTTCAATGTCTTTGGATCAAATACGCCTGCCATTCTCATGTGCGCCTTAATGCGCTCAGGTGTTTGACCGGTATAACCAATCGTCCAAACAGAGCGGTTAATTTCTCTGAGGATATCTTCAATCAGCGGCTCTTTCCATTGCTTACCAGCAAACTTGGAGCTCTGCATCTTGAAATTCTTGGAAAGCTCTTGGCCGAAACCAAGGCGATCAGCAAAGGCTTGCATGATGACGTGGTCAGGTACAGATTCGAACAATGGATCGATAACTTTCTCGCGCCACTGAACCGAACGATTCGATGCAGTTGCTGATCCACAAGTTTCAAATTGGGTTGTAGCTGGCAAGAGGTATACGTTACGGTTCTTGTTAACTGAGTTACCTTCCGCAGGCGGCATTGCAGCCATCGCAGCTACTGCTGTTGGGTATGGATCAACTACAACGAGCAAATCTAACTTGTCCATCGCGCGCTTCATATCTAAGCCGCGAGTTTGAGAGTTTGCTGCATGACCCCAGAAGAACAAACCTTTAACGGCTGTTTGCTGGTCAATCATGTCATTCTTTTCTAGCACAGCATCGACCCAACGAGAAACGGTAGTACCTGATTTCTCCATCATGTCTGGTGCGTAGCGGCCTTTAATCCACTCGTAGTCAACATCCCAAACGGTGGCAAAGTGTTTCCATGAGCCGGCAGCAAGGCCGTAGTAGCCAGGTAAAGAATCTGGGTTAGGACCGACGTCTGTAGCGCCTTGAACGTTACAGTGACCACGGAAAATATTGGTTCCGCCACCAGACTTACCAACGTTACCTAATGCCAACTGCAAAATACAGGAGGCACGCACCATGGCATTACCGATGGTGTGCTGAGTTTGACCCATACACCAAACAACTGTACTTGGACGATTCTTTGCTAATGTCTCAGCCACTTTATAAACTTCGGCCTCAGGAACACCGCAAGCTTCTTCAACGTTCTTAGGAGACCACTTTTCCATCACTTCTTTGCGGATCTCATCCATGCCGTATACGCGGTCGTTGATGTATTTCTTATCTTCCCAGCCATTGTTGAAGATGTGATACAGAACGCCGAACAAGAACGGAATATCTGTACCTGAACGAATGCGAACATATTGATCAGACTTAGCAGCTGTTCTTGTGTAGCGTGGATCAACTACAACAACCTTACAGCCGTTTTCCTTCGCATTGAGGAGGCTTAACATCGATACTGGGTGAGCCTCCGCTGCGTTGGAGCCAATGTACATGGCAGCCTTGGAGTTCATCATGTCGTTGTAGCTATTGGTCATTGCACCATAGCCCCAGGTGTTTGCAACACCGGCAACTGTGGTTGAGTGACAAATACGAGCTTGGTGGTCTGTATTGTTTGTTCCAAAGAAAGAAACCCACTTACGCAACAAATAGGCTTGCTCATTGCTCTGCTTGGAAGAGCCGATAAAGAACAAAGAATCAGGACTATATTTTGTACGGAGATCTTTCATCTGCGCAGTGATTTCAGTCAAAGCCTGATCCCAAGAAATCTTTTGATATTTGCCATCAACGAGCTTCATTGGGTAACGGAGACGGAATTCACCGTGACCATGCTCACGTAGTGAAGCACCCTTGGCGCAATAAGCACCCATGTTGATTGGGGAATCAAAATTGGAATCTTGGCGAACCCAAACGCCGTTCTCAACAGTAGCGTCAGTTGAGCAACCTACTGAGCAGTGGGAACAAACCGTTCTCTTCACTTCAATCTTGCCCTTGCCATCTAACATCGCTCTATTCGGCTCAGCAACTGCTTTTTGAACAAAGCTAAGCTGGCTAGCCGCAATACCTGCGCCTACACCAACGCCAGAGCGCTTCAAAAAGGTTCGACGATCCATCGTTGGTACCGCAGACTGTAGTCCACGAGAAAGGCTACCAATGAGGCGAGATGCAGGCGTAGCGCGGCTGCTTTGTGAAGTAGTAGATTTGCGAGTCAGACTCATATCTTGTCCCTGAGTAATATTTTTAATTAACTATTTAGAAATGACTAAATCAACAAATGGTTTAAAGCATGGTCGTTTCGTAATACTTACGAATGTGTGCTGTGAGTTGATAGCCATCATCTTTACCCTGCACAGTGCTGCCAATTTCTTGAATAACTGCTTTGCCAATCGGCGTTTGGGAGGCTATTGCTACGGCACCAACAGTGGCACCCGCCCCGATGAAGAACTTCCTACGGGAAGGCTTGTTTTCTTCGTTTGCTACCGCTGTGGATTTGGCGCTCATCTGATGCTCCTATTTCGTTCTTATTTGATATTCGTCAAGTGTAATTGGTAATTGCATTTCTGACATATTAGCGACATAAGATTTATAAAAAAGAGGGGTAAACACTAACCCTTCTGTTTGATGCAATGCAACATTAAATCATGTCGAAGCCTTGGCCCTCAATAGCCAAGAACTCACGAGTCAGAGCCGCAACAGAGTGATAAAGACGCATCTCAGGAACGTTATCGATTGCATCGCACAAGTCGTCATGCCATGGTCGAATGTGGTCGTTAAAAAAGACCCTTTGATTAGTGAGGTTGGAGATCTCTACATCATCACCTGCAATCAGATAGCGCATCACTTCACAGAGTGCAGAGATATGGTCTTCAGTCTCAGAGATCTCCTCGGCAGATT from Polynucleobacter duraquae encodes:
- the fdh3B gene encoding formate dehydrogenase FDH3 subunit beta codes for the protein MARMKFICDTERCIECNGCVTACKNDNEVPWGVNRRRVVTVNDGIIGKEKSISVACMHCSDAPCMAVCPVDCFYRTDEGVVLHDKDICIGCGYCSFACPFGAPQFLSSGAFGVRSKMDKCTFCSGGPEANGSVAEFEKYGRNRLAEGKLPLCAEMCSTKALIGGDGEVISSIYAKRVSVREANGKYPSKEVFGWSTAYGPMDAPAPKPTPAAKIPGAKS
- a CDS encoding formate dehydrogenase subunit alpha, producing MSLTRKSTTSQSSRATPASRLIGSLSRGLQSAVPTMDRRTFLKRSGVGVGAGIAASQLSFVQKAVAEPNRAMLDGKGKIEVKRTVCSHCSVGCSTDATVENGVWVRQDSNFDSPINMGAYCAKGASLREHGHGEFRLRYPMKLVDGKYQKISWDQALTEITAQMKDLRTKYSPDSLFFIGSSKQSNEQAYLLRKWVSFFGTNNTDHQARICHSTTVAGVANTWGYGAMTNSYNDMMNSKAAMYIGSNAAEAHPVSMLSLLNAKENGCKVVVVDPRYTRTAAKSDQYVRIRSGTDIPFLFGVLYHIFNNGWEDKKYINDRVYGMDEIRKEVMEKWSPKNVEEACGVPEAEVYKVAETLAKNRPSTVVWCMGQTQHTIGNAMVRASCILQLALGNVGKSGGGTNIFRGHCNVQGATDVGPNPDSLPGYYGLAAGSWKHFATVWDVDYEWIKGRYAPDMMEKSGTTVSRWVDAVLEKNDMIDQQTAVKGLFFWGHAANSQTRGLDMKRAMDKLDLLVVVDPYPTAVAAMAAMPPAEGNSVNKNRNVYLLPATTQFETCGSATASNRSVQWREKVIDPLFESVPDHVIMQAFADRLGFGQELSKNFKMQSSKFAGKQWKEPLIEDILREINRSVWTIGYTGQTPERIKAHMRMAGVFDPKTLKSRGGVDPVTGYDTTGDYYCLPWPCYGTAAIKHPGSPNLYDTSKSVMEGGGNFRANFGVEKDGKTLLAEDGSYSKGSAIKTGYPEFDHVLVKKLGWWNQLTEDEQKAAEGKNWKTDLSGGIQRVVMKNGCHPFGNAKARAVVWNFPDPIPVHREALYSTNEPMMRKYPTSADKKNFWRLPTLYKTLQDKNLSDKLYEKFPIILTSGRLVEYEGGGEETRSNPWLAELQQENFVEINPKAAEARGIKNWDYVWVKSPTGAKIKVRAMVTERVDQGTAFVPFHFSGWWEGKDLRKYYPEGASPIILGESVNTATTYGYDQVTMMQETKTTMCQIEKFA